A region of Panicum virgatum strain AP13 chromosome 8N, P.virgatum_v5, whole genome shotgun sequence DNA encodes the following proteins:
- the LOC120685772 gene encoding ubiquitin-activating enzyme E1 2-like, translating into MLPQKRGVDAGEVQDLHNKAPRPAAPAPAQDHHKEDPAHMAARAPEIDEDLHSRQLAVYGRETMKRLFGSNVLVSGLQGLGAEIAKNLVLAGVKSVTLHDDGKVDLWDLSSNFFLSEKDIGLNRAQACVPKLQELNNAVIISTITGDLTKEQLSNFQAVVFTDISIEKAVEFDDYCHSHQPPIAFIKSEVRGLFGSVFCDFGPEFTVLDVDGEEPHTGIVASISNDNPALVSCVDDERLEFQDGDLVIFSEVHGMTELNDGKPRKIKSARPYSFTLEEDTTSYGTYIRGGIVTQVKPPKVLKFKTLKEAIKEPGEFLMSDFSKFDRPLLLHLAFQALDKFRTELLRFPIAGSAEDAQKLIDFAISINESLGESKLEEIDKKLLQHFASGSRAILNPMAAMFGGIVGQEVVKACSGKFHPLYQFFYFDSVESLPIEPLEASDLKPENSRYDAQISVFGTKLQKKLEQSKIFMVGSGALGCEFLKNLALMGISCSENGKLTVTDDDVIEKSNLSRQFLFRDWNIGQPKSTVAATAAMAINPKLHVEALQNRASPETENVFNDAFWESLDAVVNALDNVTARMYIDSRCVYFQKPLLESGTLGAKCNTQMVIPHLTENYGASRDPPEKQAPMCTVHSFPHNIDHCLTWARSEFEGLLEKTPTEVNVFLSNPSGYATAARTAGDAQARDQLERVIECLDRDKCDTFQDCITWARLKFEDYFANRVKQLTFTFPEDAMTSSGTPFWSAPKRFPRPLEFSSSDPSHLNFLLAASILRAETFGIPIPDWAKNPKKLAEAVDKVIVPDFQPKQGVKIETDEKSTSLSSASVDDAAVIEELIAKLEAISKTLPPGFHMNPIQFEKDDDTNFHMDLIAGFANMRARNYSIPEVDKLKAKFIAGRIIPAIATSTAMATGLVCLELYKVLAGGHKVEDYRNTFANLAIPLFSMAEPVPPKTIKHQDMAWTVWDRWTITGNITLRELLEWLKEKGLNAYSISCGTSLLYNSMFPRHKERLDKKVVDVAREVAKVEVPSYRRHLDVVVACEDDDDIDVDIPLVSIYFR; encoded by the exons ATGCTTCCCCAGAAGCGGGGGGTCGACGCCGGCGAGGTCCAGGACTTGCACAACAAGGCCCCCCGACCCGCCGCCCCCGCACCCGCCCAAGACCACCACAAGGAGGACCCAGCCCACATGGCCGCCAGGGCGCCCGAGATCGATGAGGACCTCCACAGCCGCCAGCTCGCCGTCTACGGACGCGAGACCATGAAGCGCCTCTTCGGCTCCAACGTCCTCGTCTCTGGACTACAGGGACTCGGCGCAGAGATCG CAAAGAACCTTGTTCTTGCGGGTGTCAAGTCCGTAACCTTGCATGATGATGGCAAAGTGGATCTATGGGATTTATCAAGCAACTTCTTCCTCTCCGAGAAGGATATTGGTCTAAACCGTGCTCAAGCTTGTGTTCCAAAGCTTCAAGAGCTTAACAATGCTGTTATCATCTCTACCATTACTGGTGATTTGACCAAGGAGCAGCTTTCTAACTTTCAG GCTGTGGTATTTACTGATATCAGCATAGAAAAAGCAGTTGAGTTTGATGATTACTGTCATAGCCATCAGCCACCAATCGCTTTCATTAAGTCGGAAGTTCGTGGTCTTTTCGGCAGTGTTTTCTGTGACTTCGGTCCTGAATTTACTGTGTTGGATGTTGATGGTGAGGAGCCACATACAGGAATCGTGGCATCAATCAGCAATGACAACCCAGCACTTGTTTCTTGTGTGGATGATGAGCGTCTGGAGTTCCAGGATGGTGATCTAGTTATTTTCTCTGAAGTGCATGGAAtgactgagctcaacgatggaAAACCAAGAAAGATTAAGAGTGCTAGGCCTTATTCTTTTACTCTAGAAGAAGACACCACCTCATATGGCACTTACATTAGAGGTGGTATTGTCACACAAGTGAAGCCACCCAAGGTTCTTAAGTTCAAAACCTTGAAGGAGGCAATCAAGGAGCCAGGAGAATTTCTCATGAGTGATTTCTCCAAGTTCGACCGCCCACTTCTTTTGCATTTGGCCTTCCAAGCTCTGGACAAGTTTAGGACTGAGTTGCTGCGATTCCCTATTGCCGGTTCAGCTGAGGATGCACAAAAGCTGATAGATTTTGCTATTAGTATTAATGAAAGTCTTGGTGAAAGTAAGCTTGAAGAAATCGACAAAAAGCTCCTGCAGCATTTTGCAAGTGGTTCCAGGGCTATTTTGAATCCAATGGCTGCAATGTTTGGTGGTATTGTAGGTCAGGAAGTTGTTAAAGCATGCTCAGGGAAATTCCACCCACTTTATCAG TTCTTCTACTTTGATTCTGTTGAATCACTGCCAATTGAACCGTTGGAGGCTAGTGATTTGAAGCCGGAGAACAGTAGATATGATGCACAAATTAGTGTATTTGGGACTAAGCTTCAAAAAAAACTGGAGCAGTCCAAAATCTTTATGGTTGGTTCTGGGGCTCTTGGATGTGAATTTTTGAAGAACCTTGCATTAATGGGCATTTCTTGCAGTGAGAATGGGAAGCTGACTGTGACAGATGATGATGTTATAGAAAAGAGCAATCTCAGTCGCCAGTTTCTCTTCCGTGACTGGAACATTGGGCAGCCCAAGTCCACAGTTGCTGCTACTGCCGCTATGGCAATTAATCCTAAGCTTCATGTTGAGGCCCTTCAGAACAGGGCAAGTCCTGAGACTGAAAATGTGTTTAATGACGCCTTTTGGGAGAGCTTGGATGCTGTTGTCAATGCCTTGGACAATGTGACTGCAAGAATGTACATTGACTCCAGATGTGTATATTTCCAGAAGCCACTTCTTGAATCTGGGACTCTGGGTGCTAAGTGCAACACGCAGATGGTCATTCCTCACCTAACAGAAAACTATGGGGCATCCAGAGATCCACCAGAAAAGCAGGCGCCAATGTGCACTGTACATTCATTTCCTCATAATATTGATCACTGCCTAACATGGGCAAGGTCTGAGTTTGAGGGTCTACTGGAGAAGACTCCCACTGAAGTAAACGTGTTCCTGTCGAATCCTAGTGGATATGCTACTGCTGCAAGAACTGCTGGTGATGCGCAGGCTAGGGATCAACTTGAGCGGGTTATTGAGTGCCTTGACAGAGACAAGTGTGACACATTCCAAGATTGTATTACCTGGGCTCGCCTTAA GTTTGAGGATTATTTCGCCAATCGTGTGAAGCAGCTGACGTTCACCTTCCCTGAAGATGCAATGACAAGCTCTGGTACTCCTTTCTGGTCTGCTCCTAAGCGGTTTCCGCGACCGCTGGAGTTCTCATCTTCTGATCCAAGCCACCTCAACTTTCTGTTGGCTGCCTCAATACTAAGGGCGGAGACATTTGGAATACCCATACCTGATTGGGCCAAAAACCCAAAGAAGCTAGCTGAAGCTGTTGACAAGGTCATCGTACCTGATTTCCAACCAAAACAGGGGGTTAAAATAGAGACAGATGAGAAGTCTACTAGCCTATCCTCTGCATCCGTTGATGATGCTGCTGTCATTGAAGAGCTTATTGCAAAGTTGGAAGCAATTTCCAAAACATTGCCACCAGGATTCCACATGAACCCAATACAGTTTGAGAAG GATGATGACACCAATTTCCATATGGACTTGATAGCTGGCTTTGCTAACATGCGGGCAAGGAACTACAGCATCCCTGAAGTTGACAAGCTAAAGGCAAAGTTCATAGCTGGAAGGATCATTCCAGCCATCGCCACCTCGACTGCAATGGCCACTGGCCTTGTCTGCCTGGAGCTTTACAAAGTCCTAGCTGGGGGTCACAAGGTTGAAGACTACCGGAACACATTTGCAAACCTCGCAATCCCCCTCTTCTCCATGGCAGAGCCTGTGCCACCCAAGACCATCAAGCACCAGGACATGGCCTGGACCGTGTGGGACCGCTGGACTATAACTGGCAACATCACGCTGAGGGAACTCCTGGAGTGGCTCAAGGAGAAGGGCTTGAATGCATACAGCATATCCTGTGGCACCTCGCTTCTGTACAACTCCATGTTCCCCAGGCACAAGGAGCGGCTGGACAAGAAGGTGGTGGATGTGGCTAGggaggtggccaaggtggaGGTGCCCTCTTATCGCCGCCATCTGGATGTCGTGGTGGCCTGTGAGGATGACGATGACATTGATGTGGACATTCCTCTTGTGTCCATTTACTTCCGTTGA
- the LOC120685934 gene encoding protein DOUBLE-STRAND BREAK FORMATION-like, with protein MAASSLHGDNVKNRLIREQDQARHSASQSKKMVAVADEYEDALSLFASRLLSHPCTTFGDGEGDHHLRLLQAALSAGPDVPALLHTRSAARRLLQDRAKEAFSAAQAQAPPLDHARILAVADFFARAFALVADVQSCLAMRYEALLLRHTKFSDNHHLKVSREEWSTFAKDALHDGFYNIASKAFAYATAHTHRSQLDSTNSIEKDKINDMTGLQNLAKSLSAKHSVQSESAEYMKRRNSGVHEKYNLQSGKPKLPGSSMYMLGIKTRNIKKLLHSRERNLGDI; from the exons ATGGCTGCATCAAG TTTGCATGGAGATAATGTGAAAAATCGATTGATAAGAGAGCAAGACCAGGCCAG GCATTCAGCTAGTCAAAGCAAAAaaatggtggcggtggcggacgAGTATGAAGACGCTCTCTCCCTCTTCGCCTCCCGCCTCCTCTCCCACCCCTGCACCACCTTCGGGGACGGGGAGGGGGACCACCACCTCCGCCTGCTCCAGGCCGCGCTCTCCGCTGGCCCAGACGTCCCCGCTCTGCTACACAcgcgctccgccgcccgccgcctgctTCAGGACCGCGCTAAGGAGGCATTCTCCGCTGCGCAGGCGCAGGCTCCTCCCCTGGACCATGCCCggatcctcgccgtcgccgacttCTTCGCCCGGGCCTTCGCCCTCGTCGCCGATGTCCAG AGCTGCCTTGCCATGAGATATGAGGCCCTGCTTCTGCGACACACTAAATTCTCTGACAACCACCATCTCAAAGTGTCACGTGAGGAGTGGTCAACTTTCGCAAAGGATGCTCTTCACGACGGCTTCTACAACATTGCTTCCAAG GCATTTGCATATGCTACTGCGCACACTCATCGCAGCCAGTTGGACTCTACTAATTCCATTGAGAAGGACAAGATCAATGATATGACTGGACTTCAAAACCTGGCGAAGTCATTATCTGCAAAGCATTCTG TTCAGAGTGAGTCAGCTGAATACATGAAAAGGAGAAATTCAGGTGTTCATGAGAAGTATAATTTGCAATCAGGAAAACCAAAGTTACCAGGAAGTTCAATGTATATGTTAGGGATCAAAACAAGGAACATAAAGAAACTGCTTCATAGTCGTGAAAGGAATTTGGGggatatttga
- the LOC120684625 gene encoding LOB domain-containing protein 12-like — protein sequence MASMAGPGSGSSSGSSPCASCKLLRRRCTQECVFAPYFPPEDPHKFAIVHKVFGASNVSKMLQELPAQQRADAVSSLVYEANARMRDPVYGCVGAISYLQQQVSQLQMQLALAKAEILCVQMQHRAHATASPPSSPPSQQHHIMESEAYVSSLLVQNTLMNSSAAHHHQQQQQQMVGSSLGSSGSTAITAIMLQEACLKKESLWA from the exons ATGGCATCCATGGCCGGGCCCGGGagcgggagcagcagcggctccTCGCCCTGCGCATCGTGcaagctgctgcggcggcggtgcaccCAGGAGTGCGTGTTCGCACCCTACTTCCCTCCTGAGGATCCTCACAAGTTTGCCATCGTCCACAAGGTCTTTGGCGCCAGCAATGTCAGCAAGATGCTCCAG GAGCTGCCTGCTCAGCAGAGGGCCGATGCGGTGAGCAGCCTGGTGTACGAGGCCAACGCACGGATGAGGGACCCCGTCTATGGCTGCGTCGGTGCCATCTCCTACCTCCAGCAGCAGGTTtcccagctccagatgcagctCGCCCTCGCCAAGGCCGAGATCCTCTGCGTCCAGATGCAGCACCGTGCCCATGCAACTGCTTCACCACCATCATCGCCGCCATCGCAACAGCACCACATCATGGAAAGCGAGGCTTATGTTAGTAGCTTGCTCGTGCAAAATACCCTGATGAACAGCAGTGCCGCTCATcatcatcagcagcagcagcagcagatggtgGGCAGCAGCTTGGGTTCCTCGGGGAGCACTGCAATAACTGCAATCATGCTGCAGGAGGCGTGCCTCAAGAAAGAGTCCCTCTGGGCGTGA